Below is a genomic region from Megalopta genalis isolate 19385.01 chromosome 10, iyMegGena1_principal, whole genome shotgun sequence.
GTATAATCTTCAAGATCAATTTCTTCTGCtatttttatcatttctgtgtaataaattataaataaatacctattttaattataatttctataaCGTTTATTTATACAAACCTATGTTGTAAAAGTATCACTATTACAATGATGTTTAAATGAAGTAAACACTCGagtacaaacttgaaaactgcAAGTCActgtaacaaaatgattattaaaTTAAGTTGgtttacatatgtatatgtacatagttTTGGTTATAGGTTTGAATTCTTTCACTTCAATGTGATATGTATAAACTTAAATAAAATcagtataattatttatatacttaGAGTATGCTTTaagtatatatacaaatatgaatATAAGAGAAATTTGTACATGAATCACAAAATTATTAACAAACCACTAGAATACACCACTAAATTACAGTTGGTATTTCTGTTTCGTAAATTCCAGTGCTCTGTCAATCGTACGTATATTATGTTATGTACATatgttaatagaaaatatatttgttaataaaatattgaatgaaagcgttaatttaaattataatataacgaaATTGAATCGGGAAAATTGTTACTTGTAACACTTGTAATTTTCAGTTAAAATGGATctgttagtattattattttaaagtgcattattatttacaataaactattataaaatgttgctattttttaaattaataatggATTTATTAAGGAACTGAAATTTAGTTAAGATTCACGTAATATAATTGATCTTGCTAGACTTTAATTGGTGAAGGACGATCGGTATTAAAGCGTAATTCTTTACCGATTGCGCACCGCGGCGGCATGTGACGTCACGCATCACCGCCCCGCGATGCCTTTCGGGAAATAGCGTCGCCATCTTGAGTGGCATGGCCCAGCTAGACAGTGCGCCCTGAGCAAAGACATGCGATTTATCGCGAAAACATTGAACGTCCCGAGAATCACGGATTCCTGTGAATCATAGCAGATCCTTGGTGCTTCGCACCTTCATCAAAATGGAGGCGGTTAAGGCATTTAATGCGGAGGTGAGCTCATTCTTACCCTCGATTCTTCTTCTAGCCCGCCGACTCTCCCTCTTCCTTTTTTCTCTCGTTTCTCCTCTTTCCGTTTCCCTTTACGATATTTCTGTTTCGAAGTCGTAAGCAACACATACTGTGAGATAGATTCCTAGAAGAAATGCTCTTCTCAATGTTCTTTAGTGATCGTGATATCAGGATTCGAGTGATGCTGTGTTCGACGAATGCTTTGATTTCTAGTCCCTATGCAAGAGAGGGGGAGAAACTATCTCTATACGCAGGCAAGAGGGAGAGTAGTGAACGAGAATCTTTATTATGATTTAGAGTGTTTTTGTGATATATGATTGCGgtagatattgttattaatcaAGATTTATGACATTGGTTAGATGGTGGGAAGAAacaaatattctaatatttgTGTGTTTAAAGAAAGGTGATAATAGGGGGGAAGAATGAGGAAGAAGAGTATAAGGGGTAGTAACAActtctatgatttatattaataatattagtggTTATTTTTGCTACTATATTTTAAATGGTTAAATTTGGAAACAAGTATAATTCAATGCTTTTGATATCTTAATGTAAATATAGATGTTTGTATGTGTATAATGACATAAAGTATAAAATCtaaattacataatatatacaaAAATTGAAGCAGTTTTTGGAAACTATGTATGAAATACATACGTTTAATTCTCTTCATTTCTCGTTTGAAAGTTGATGTATATGGTTTGACCAAATACAAACAAaacttaattttaataatacacAGTCAATATTTCAATGAGAAATTAACATGTTTTCCTTGTTTCAGCTTTCAGCTCTTTACGATGTCAAACCACCAATTTCTAAGGCCAAGATGAACTCTTTAACTAGGGGCGCAATTAAGGCAATCAAATTCTATAAACATGTTGTGCAAAGTGTTGAGAAGTTCATTCAAAaagtatattatttaataatttatattattatgttttaaTGTATAGACCAGTCTTTTACCAGTTATTTGTATGTTACAGTGTAAGCCAGAGTACAAAGTGCCTGGACTGTATGTTATAGATTCAATTGTACGCCAGTCTAGACATCAATTTGGAGTAGAGAAAGATGTCTTTGCTCCACGTTTTGCTAAGAATATGCAAACCACCTTTTTGAATCTTCTGAAATGTCCTCAGGAAGACAAGAGTAAGGTGATTAGAGTTTTAAATCTTTGGCAGAAAAATGCAGTTTTCCCTTCTGAGGTTATACAGCCTTTATTCGATCTTGCGGACCCAAATCATCCAATTCATAAAGAGCAAGCAGTTAACGCAAATGGTAAAAGAATTTCACTTGTTACAGTTTTATAATATCAGAGAAATTAAAAGTTACAGTTAATCAAATTTAAAATAAGACTGAATTTCCTGTTACTATTTTACAGGTACACTGAATACTTCTTCAACAAATAACACAAGTAATACAGGTACTGCTGTTAAAACACCTCCCTTAACTGTAAAGAATGCAGTAAAAGATCAGAAGCTGTTTTCCTCTGCAAAGACAATTGATCCTGTTTGGCTTGCGCAAACGAAAATGGAAACAGCAAATATAGTAAATGCTAATAAGCTCTTGGTATGTcttcaaatatttaattattaaacttttttatttcattttactgTACCATTGATTTCAATTCGTTTTAGGGCCAGACAAATGCAGGTCAAATGGATGCGTCTTTTCTTGATCAACTACAACATTTACAACAATTATTGCTTAAAAAACAAGAGgcagcaaatgaacaaaaaacttccGTGAAATTTGATAAGAAGCTGCTAGATTTTGATTatggcgaagaagaagacgatgACGTTGTTGTTGCGAATTCTCCAGTGGCAACAACggcgtcaaatgctggccaacACAACGTTCCTACAGGAAATAGTTTAGAAAGTCTTGGATTTCTTCTAACAAATCCAGAGGTATACATTAAAAGAAGTTTGGATAATATGttttacataaaataaaatttgtcacTTGCAACtagaataaaattaattaattgtttaatttgtaACAGGTTTTAAGACAGCTTCAAACGTTACAACAAACAATGCAAGGAAATGCTTCTTCATCACAACATGAAATGGAAGAAAAAATGAGGAAACTACAACAAATGAAGCAACAGGAGGAAGAGTTTGATAAACACCTAGCACAAACTGTTCCTGTAAGTTAATGcggaatataaaattttatatgtatttatataataatgtacatatattgtataaatctaaattggagatgatttttcacgatttttttttatttctttagaaTTTACCATTTGCGTCGGAATGCGAATTAAAACCGTCGGACATTTTGAAACCAAATCAACAAAACACATACACAACAAATGTAAGTAGTGGGGTCATACAAGATATGAGTCAACCGCCACCAGGTTATCCACCGGCTCTACCGTATGCCTCTCAACCTCTGTCAAATATTAGGCAAATTAATCAACAAGGCCATCAGAATCAAAAAAGTCCGCTTCTCGATGAACGACAAGACACGCAAGATTATTCAGGGTAAAATATTTAACTTAACGCTTCAATTTACGATTAACTTCACTCGTTCATGAAGTTCACATTCATTTTAACTTTTTCCATTACTTgatgatttaatttaattaaatatttaaattaattgttaataatttataattacagAAATGGTGCAAGGCGAGATAGTAGCAGTGTAGAAATTGTAAATTGTGATAGTGCGAGATCACAAAGCAGATCTCCTGATCGATATAGGCATCACAGTCGATCTAGATCACCACGacatagagatagagatagagacagGGATAGAGATCGAGATCGAGACAGAGATAGAAAATCCCGATCGAGAAGCAGGTCCAGAAGAAGGaggtaattgaaatacttaCATTTGTTTCTAAATTTACATTCATTTCTTACTttattatgaaatattatattgcAGGTCTCGCTCTAGAGATAGAGGACGTGATAGAAAACGCGATGATAGTCGAGAAAAAATGACTGAAGAAGAAcgagagaaggaaagagaaagGCGTAAACGAGGCCTGCCACCAATTGTGAGAGATAAATTAAGCGGTAGTTTtcacattattatatttattgatgATATTCATGATGTCATAATGGCATAGTAATACTTATTAAAGCCAATGTTAAATAATGTTCTTATAGTTAAAAATCTAATATCTGTTACAGTTTGTAGTACAACGCTTTGGGTAGGGCATTTATCTAAGTTGGTACATCAAGAAGAACTTTCAGACACTTTTGGAGAATTTGGTGATATTGTCAGCATAGATTTAATTTCACCTAGAGGTTGTGCTTTTATATGTATGAATAGAAGACAGGATGCATATAGAGCTCTTACTAAACTTAAAAATCacaaaatgcaggggaaagcaATCACTGTAAGTTATATAACTTATAACAAATTTCATGTTTAAACTTTATAACGAAATATGTTTTTGGAATAATAAAAATGCTTATGTATTTTAGTTAGCCTGGGCACCAGGAAAAGGTGTAAAAGGGAAAGAATGGAAAGATTATTGGGAAGTTGAACTGGGAGTTAGTTATATCCCTTGGAATAAATTAATTAACGTTACTGATCAGGACCTAGAATTACTTGAGGAAGGTGGAATGATTGATGAAGATACCCTGCCGCCTAATTTGAAAGGTAACTAAAATTATTTATAGTCACAAATTGAATTATCATATATCATTTTTTAACcttaattgtattctgtaatTGTTATTTAATACATCTTGTAGGTAAACTAAAGCATTCCGGAACAAATGCAGACATACTTCAGCAGCAATTGCAATTACAGCAACAAGCTTTGGTTGCAGCTGCCGCTATGCCAAGTCTAGCTGATGGTATTGTGAATGTAATGCAACCTACAACTGCCACTCAGCAGCAGCAGTCTCAACAGAgtcaacaacaaggtcaacaacagcagcaagtgATTGATACAAGTCAACCACCCCCCATTAGACCTCCTACGTCAGCTGCACTTCTGCCACCGCCAAATACCCAACTACAAATGATGCCACCTGCTTTCACAATGCCCGGAGTCCCCCGTAATTAATGTTTTATTGTATGATATTCTGTTTTTAATTATTGAAACGCTAAATTGTTTTTGCTATTGTTTAGGCATGCTTGGACCAATGGGATTACCAATGGCGCATAGCTTGATGCCGAATGTTCCAATAGGTGTACCACCGCCAAATATGCAAAGTTTGTTAGGACCGCCAGGAATGATGCAAACTATGCTTACACCACAAGTTAATTCACCGTTTGGAGCTGGCGTAGGTGTCGGTTTATTGACTCAAATACCTCTGCCAGCACCTGCTGCACCTTCTGATAAGCCCAATTCTACTGGTACGTGtagttaaattgaaattgattttgTCATaacaacatgagaaacaatAAAAGAGgaagtaattaaattttatttgaaaacttAATAATATTTTCAGGTATGCCACATAATGTTCCTCCAATTGGAGTTCCGCCACCAACAACGGAAACGGGAATGCCAAATCTGCCAATGTTACGTCAGCCTTACGGTGTAGGGCCTTCTGCTCCTTTACAAATGCAACTACCTCAACAACAACATTCTGCGGATGATATGGATGTAGAAATGGAAGACGCGATGCCTCAAAGTTCGAATGGGGCTAAGAATAAGGGCAACTTAATTGACCAATTATCACAAAACGACGACAGACCAGATGGTGATCAACAATCAGATGTAAGAATTTATTAATGAATTGTACGGCTTTCTATGTATTTAGAATTGGACTAATATATTTAATTCCAGGCAGCTTTTATATTTGTAGTGAAAATGTACTATaatgaattatataaatttaatttaaatttagcAACAGCATCGGGATTACAAAGAAAGAGACAGGGAACGAGAAAACAGAGAGAGAAGAGATAGAGAAACACATTTGTCTCATAGAGATAGAGACAACAATGATTCCAGAATGGATCGTGGAAGAGAAAGAGGTAGAGGAAGAGATCGGGGACGCGACCGTAGGAGAGATATCAGAGACAGAGATAGGGAtgagagaagagaaagagagaacagaGAAAATCGCGAAGGCAATCCACAAAATCAAAGCCTTCAAGtactaatttttaaatttagaatattttgttgtagtaatgataataataaacagTTGTGCTTTCATTAACAAAATGTTTGATTTCAGGAAAATGATTCCACTCCGAAAAAGGACGCTAAACCGAGCTTAGCGGATCGCCTACGTCAATTGGCTGACGGTACTCTTCCCCTAGAAGATCGAGTTGATCGAATACCCCCTCGTAGCCGGCAAGATCGAGACAGGTCGGATAGAAGCTTTGATGACTCCCGAGCAGCACGTGGTGAACCACTCTCATCGCTAATGGATTTACCGAAATTCGGTTTACCTCAAGAAAGAAGTGACTTTCCTGCTCGACCGCCAGATTTCCGAAATCCCCAAGATCCAAGAGAATTTCAACaacagagagacagacagaattttggaagaggtcCTAGAGGATCACAAATGCATGAAGAATTTATGGACGCTCCAAGGATACAGGGTGGTATGTTCCAAGAAGAGTTCGATAATAGAATACATGGGCAGCAAAGAATAGAAGAATTTGGAAGACTTGGACCCCCCCGAGAACAGAGGTAAGTTCATTTTATGGTCATTTGGGAGCtttcaatattttaatgtatcttgttttgaaaaaaaaatcacGAGTCTATATTTCATAATTTCAACTCTTTACTTTACATGGTATACTCTATGTAGTTGATTGTGCATTTTAGATGAAACACATATTTTTAAAACATCTAATGAATATTAATAGATGTTTATTTAacaataaatatagtatattttgataataatttaACTAACTAACTTTAAGTAAATTAGTTATTGATTATTCTTGTCTGCCAAAGGGAGGAATTTGACAGGTCTGAAGTGAGAGGAAGAAGGCCGCTTGATGATCGGGATCGGTTTGATTATGAAATTAGGCGGGATGGTTTCGATCCACGGCTACAGGATGGCTTCGATCCAAGAGGACATCTGGATCGTGGTGATTTTGAACCTAGAAGACGAGAATTTTTTGGAATTGAACCCATGTTTGGAATGCCACCTATTATGGGACCCAGAGGTCCGAGACCTGGTCATCCCGATGGGTTTGGTCCTCGTCCAGCTCCTTTAGGTGCTCGTGGCCCCGGTAAGAacatcgtttttttttattagagCTCAATGTTTCATTTCCAagtatattgaattaattgttcatttcacttttttgaaaaaaatgtggATCATTTTGGCTTAGTATGACATCGGAaggttaatttttaaattaaattaataattgtcTGACAGAATTATTACGTGACAAACAGATTAAATTGCAGTTATTTAAATGTTTGTAATTGTATAAAGAATATATTGTTGAATTTGGAAGTACCTACAGAATTAATGTTGGACAATGGCATTTATCCGCATACATTGGTCAATTAAAGTTTTTGAAAGGCACATCAAGTTAAGTTTTTTTCTCTACCAATTGTTACGGTGCAGGCAgcgctcggaattaaccagcacgTAACATGAGGATCGCAAGCGCTACGCCTTCTGACTCCCATCGCACGTCagcgagggagagggagagagagagagaaagagcgacgGGTGTCAGGAGGCATAACCCTCGCGATCCTCATATTGGGTGCTGGTTAATTCCAAGCTCTGAGTGTAGGGTTTTGTAATAGGTTATAATGTTTctaagtaataaaatctaaaattCATTTTAACAGTTCAATGTTTAATTATTCagaaattttcttttataaaatgcCTAATTAAACAaagaaatgtataaaaatattactaAACATTTCTTTTTTAGGACCTTTAATGTTCCATCCAAGAGGGTTAGGACCTCGTCCTCTTCGCCCTGGTATGAGACCTTTTGGTCCACGTGGTCCACCGTTTGATCCTCGTGAGCCGGATGCTTTTTTCAGACCTCCTTTCGATGATATTCGCCCACATGTTCGGCCACCATTTGGACCTATGGGCCCTCCATCCATTCTTCCTCCAGAGTCTGCTGCTCCGTGGAGAAATCAGGAACACCCTCCCGGCTCATGGCCTCCTGATTCTGAAAATCATTCGCAAAGAGACAATCCCAGAGACAAAAAAGGTGTTAAACATCCAAACAACCAAAATATGGAACGGGACAGTCGGAACAACAGGGGACGTAAATCTAGGTGGGCCAATGTGAGTCCATCCGGAGAGGAAACGGAAGAACCGAAAGAGCAGGAACCATCTTCTGTTCCTGTTGATGTGAAAGAAGAATCTATCAAGGAAGAGGAAGCTGTTGTGAAACCTGAAGAACAAAAAACTGAATTAATGGAAGTAATTCCTAGTGAAAAGAAGGAGGATTTGGAAGAATCATCAATTGAGACGAAACAAGAAGAAGGCATTGAAACGACGAAGGAGGAAGAGGACCGCAGGGATTCTTAGACCAAAGTAAAGAGCGATTTTTCTCTTTAAGATTTTTTCTTACTCTGTGGAGTGGTGTGAAGGGGGACTCATTATATTGAGCTGAATTAGGTCGGAACAAAATAACTTCTTTGGAAAATGAAACGCTAAATACTAGATTAATTATTACATTCGATTAATGATATTATTGTGAAATCAAATATACGTTGATTTCAGATATTGGCTATGAAATTATAATAAAGGTATTTCTATAGAAAATTAACCGATAGAAGGaattataaaaaatgtaattgAAGAGCCACAAGTCGCActtaaaatgaataattttgagAGACGTagtattaaaatttaataaacaaaaatgttaaatttaaattgatttttatatcattatataacgTGCAAAATGAAAGTAGTAGAAAGAATTTAAATGCTTAATGAAAAGCAAATTTTCTTAAGAAGTGAGCGTTTCAAATTtcaaagaaatcaattttttaatcGGCTACACGTGTGAGGCACTGTGATTTGAGAACACAGGACCTATGACCCGTGGATACTCCAAGTGGCGActtatttattaaattgtaaATACTTTTGTATTTTCGTAGTAAACAATTATACAGTGCATCATGTTTGAGCGCGTCAATTCAATTATTTCTTAAGCTATTAAAACTACATTATTGTTTACACAGAATTTGCTTTGTGTTAAATGAGAAAAGATAATGGCGgactgaaatatttataaatcaattgttgcaaagatttcaagtttgcctacaaatttttaaatgcaATTACCTATTTTTATGATACTAATCTTTAGTTCGTTGAATTCATCTCAGAACGCACAACATAAACATATACATATAGTTTCATTTGGAAAAATGGTGgtgatcttgaaatctat
It encodes:
- the Isha gene encoding insulator su(Hw) mRNA adaptor isoform X1; the protein is MEAVKAFNAELSALYDVKPPISKAKMNSLTRGAIKAIKFYKHVVQSVEKFIQKCKPEYKVPGLYVIDSIVRQSRHQFGVEKDVFAPRFAKNMQTTFLNLLKCPQEDKSKVIRVLNLWQKNAVFPSEVIQPLFDLADPNHPIHKEQAVNANGTLNTSSTNNTSNTGTAVKTPPLTVKNAVKDQKLFSSAKTIDPVWLAQTKMETANIVNANKLLGQTNAGQMDASFLDQLQHLQQLLLKKQEAANEQKTSVKFDKKLLDFDYGEEEDDDVVVANSPVATTASNAGQHNVPTGNSLESLGFLLTNPEVLRQLQTLQQTMQGNASSSQHEMEEKMRKLQQMKQQEEEFDKHLAQTVPNLPFASECELKPSDILKPNQQNTYTTNVSSGVIQDMSQPPPGYPPALPYASQPLSNIRQINQQGHQNQKSPLLDERQDTQDYSGNGARRDSSSVEIVNCDSARSQSRSPDRYRHHSRSRSPRHRDRDRDRDRDRDRDRDRKSRSRSRSRRRRSRSRDRGRDRKRDDSREKMTEEEREKERERRKRGLPPIVRDKLSVCSTTLWVGHLSKLVHQEELSDTFGEFGDIVSIDLISPRGCAFICMNRRQDAYRALTKLKNHKMQGKAITLAWAPGKGVKGKEWKDYWEVELGVSYIPWNKLINVTDQDLELLEEGGMIDEDTLPPNLKGKLKHSGTNADILQQQLQLQQQALVAAAAMPSLADGIVNVMQPTTATQQQQSQQSQQQGQQQQQVIDTSQPPPIRPPTSAALLPPPNTQLQMMPPAFTMPGVPRMLGPMGLPMAHSLMPNVPIGVPPPNMQSLLGPPGMMQTMLTPQVNSPFGAGVGVGLLTQIPLPAPAAPSDKPNSTGMPHNVPPIGVPPPTTETGMPNLPMLRQPYGVGPSAPLQMQLPQQQHSADDMDVEMEDAMPQSSNGAKNKGNLIDQLSQNDDRPDGDQQSDQQHRDYKERDRERENRERRDRETHLSHRDRDNNDSRMDRGRERGRGRDRGRDRRRDIRDRDRDERRERENRENREGNPQNQSLQENDSTPKKDAKPSLADRLRQLADGTLPLEDRVDRIPPRSRQDRDRSDRSFDDSRAARGEPLSSLMDLPKFGLPQERSDFPARPPDFRNPQDPREFQQQRDRQNFGRGPRGSQMHEEFMDAPRIQGGMFQEEFDNRIHGQQRIEEFGRLGPPREQREEFDRSEVRGRRPLDDRDRFDYEIRRDGFDPRLQDGFDPRGHLDRGDFEPRRREFFGIEPMFGMPPIMGPRGPRPGHPDGFGPRPAPLGARGPGPLMFHPRGLGPRPLRPGMRPFGPRGPPFDPREPDAFFRPPFDDIRPHVRPPFGPMGPPSILPPESAAPWRNQEHPPGSWPPDSENHSQRDNPRDKKGVKHPNNQNMERDSRNNRGRKSRWANVSPSGEETEEPKEQEPSSVPVDVKEESIKEEEAVVKPEEQKTELMEVIPSEKKEDLEESSIETKQEEGIETTKEEEDRRDS
- the Isha gene encoding insulator su(Hw) mRNA adaptor isoform X3 translates to MEAVKAFNAELSALYDVKPPISKAKMNSLTRGAIKAIKFYKHVVQSVEKFIQKCKPEYKVPGLYVIDSIVRQSRHQFGVEKDVFAPRFAKNMQTTFLNLLKCPQEDKSKVIRVLNLWQKNAVFPSEVIQPLFDLADPNHPIHKEQAVNANGTLNTSSTNNTSNTGTAVKTPPLTVKNAVKDQKLFSSAKTIDPVWLAQTKMETANIVNANKLLGQTNAGQMDASFLDQLQHLQQLLLKKQEAANEQKTSVKFDKKLLDFDYGEEEDDDVVVANSPVATTASNAGQHNVPTGNSLESLGFLLTNPEVLRQLQTLQQTMQGNASSSQHEMEEKMRKLQQMKQQEEEFDKHLAQTVPNLPFASECELKPSDILKPNQQNTYTTNVSSGVIQDMSQPPPGYPPALPYASQPLSNIRQINQQGHQNQKSPLLDERQDTQDYSGNGARRDSSSVEIVNCDSARSQSRSPDRYRHHSRSRSPRHRDRDRDRDRDRDRDRDRKSRSRSRSRRRRSRSRDRGRDRKRDDSREKMTEEEREKERERRKRGLPPIVRDKLSVCSTTLWVGHLSKLVHQEELSDTFGEFGDIVSIDLISPRGCAFICMNRRQDAYRALTKLKNHKMQGKAITLAWAPGKGVKGKEWKDYWEVELGVSYIPWNKLINVTDQDLELLEEGGMIDEDTLPPNLKGKLKHSGTNADILQQQLQLQQQALVAAAAMPSLADGIVNVMQPTTATQQQQSQQSQQQGQQQQQVIDTSQPPPIRPPTSAALLPPPNTQLQMMPPAFTMPGVPRMLGPMGLPMAHSLMPNVPIGVPPPNMQSLLGPPGMMQTMLTPQVNSPFGAGVGVGLLTQIPLPAPAAPSDKPNSTGMPHNVPPIGVPPPTTETGMPNLPMLRQPYGVGPSAPLQMQLPQQQHSADDMDVEMEDAMPQSSNGAKNKGNLIDQLSQNDDRPDGDQQSDENDSTPKKDAKPSLADRLRQLADGTLPLEDRVDRIPPRSRQDRDRSDRSFDDSRAARGEPLSSLMDLPKFGLPQERSDFPARPPDFRNPQDPREFQQQRDRQNFGRGPRGSQMHEEFMDAPRIQGGMFQEEFDNRIHGQQRIEEFGRLGPPREQREEFDRSEVRGRRPLDDRDRFDYEIRRDGFDPRLQDGFDPRGHLDRGDFEPRRREFFGIEPMFGMPPIMGPRGPRPGHPDGFGPRPAPLGARGPGPLMFHPRGLGPRPLRPGMRPFGPRGPPFDPREPDAFFRPPFDDIRPHVRPPFGPMGPPSILPPESAAPWRNQEHPPGSWPPDSENHSQRDNPRDKKGVKHPNNQNMERDSRNNRGRKSRWANVSPSGEETEEPKEQEPSSVPVDVKEESIKEEEAVVKPEEQKTELMEVIPSEKKEDLEESSIETKQEEGIETTKEEEDRRDS
- the Isha gene encoding insulator su(Hw) mRNA adaptor isoform X2, which encodes MEAVKAFNAELSALYDVKPPISKAKMNSLTRGAIKAIKFYKHVVQSVEKFIQKCKPEYKVPGLYVIDSIVRQSRHQFGVEKDVFAPRFAKNMQTTFLNLLKCPQEDKSKVIRVLNLWQKNAVFPSEVIQPLFDLADPNHPIHKEQAVNANGTLNTSSTNNTSNTGTAVKTPPLTVKNAVKDQKLFSSAKTIDPVWLAQTKMETANIVNANKLLGQTNAGQMDASFLDQLQHLQQLLLKKQEAANEQKTSVKFDKKLLDFDYGEEEDDDVVVANSPVATTASNAGQHNVPTGNSLESLGFLLTNPEVLRQLQTLQQTMQGNASSSQHEMEEKMRKLQQMKQQEEEFDKHLAQTVPNLPFASECELKPSDILKPNQQNTYTTNVSSGVIQDMSQPPPGYPPALPYASQPLSNIRQINQQGHQNQKSPLLDERQDTQDYSGNGARRDSSSVEIVNCDSARSQSRSPDRYRHHSRSRSPRHRDRDRDRDRDRDRDRDRKSRSRSRSRRRRSRSRDRGRDRKRDDSREKMTEEEREKERERRKRGLPPIVRDKLSVCSTTLWVGHLSKLVHQEELSDTFGEFGDIVSIDLISPRGCAFICMNRRQDAYRALTKLKNHKMQGKAITLAWAPGKGVKGKEWKDYWEVELGVSYIPWNKLINVTDQDLELLEEGGMIDEDTLPPNLKAAAMPSLADGIVNVMQPTTATQQQQSQQSQQQGQQQQQVIDTSQPPPIRPPTSAALLPPPNTQLQMMPPAFTMPGVPRMLGPMGLPMAHSLMPNVPIGVPPPNMQSLLGPPGMMQTMLTPQVNSPFGAGVGVGLLTQIPLPAPAAPSDKPNSTGMPHNVPPIGVPPPTTETGMPNLPMLRQPYGVGPSAPLQMQLPQQQHSADDMDVEMEDAMPQSSNGAKNKGNLIDQLSQNDDRPDGDQQSDQQHRDYKERDRERENRERRDRETHLSHRDRDNNDSRMDRGRERGRGRDRGRDRRRDIRDRDRDERRERENRENREGNPQNQSLQENDSTPKKDAKPSLADRLRQLADGTLPLEDRVDRIPPRSRQDRDRSDRSFDDSRAARGEPLSSLMDLPKFGLPQERSDFPARPPDFRNPQDPREFQQQRDRQNFGRGPRGSQMHEEFMDAPRIQGGMFQEEFDNRIHGQQRIEEFGRLGPPREQREEFDRSEVRGRRPLDDRDRFDYEIRRDGFDPRLQDGFDPRGHLDRGDFEPRRREFFGIEPMFGMPPIMGPRGPRPGHPDGFGPRPAPLGARGPGPLMFHPRGLGPRPLRPGMRPFGPRGPPFDPREPDAFFRPPFDDIRPHVRPPFGPMGPPSILPPESAAPWRNQEHPPGSWPPDSENHSQRDNPRDKKGVKHPNNQNMERDSRNNRGRKSRWANVSPSGEETEEPKEQEPSSVPVDVKEESIKEEEAVVKPEEQKTELMEVIPSEKKEDLEESSIETKQEEGIETTKEEEDRRDS